tgcacatatttataaaaatggtcGCGATGTTGCCCTaatggtggcgctgtcgagtagtggtggcgctatcgcgTATGTTTTGCGTTTGAagcaatataaaaaaagttaacgcttttggaatgaatacaaaggttgctatgtttattattcattgttatgctggttatgcattctttttgcggaaacaaaactctacgcgaaTTACCTTAACCTTcctgaaaactatttcgaaaacaaacggctaggtgctgttaattttaccatagaacagtaagtatctatcatgtgtgtcatGGCGGCCCATATTCGGTTCAAGTGCTGGTAAGTCCAGTACCATATTGCGCACTCCGCCACAGACCGGAGGTGAAACGTATGGACAAGAAGGAAAAGGTTGGCCTTCCAGAGAAGCGTGTGTGCCATGTCCGCCTTGAGAAACGTCCAGCACAGGCAGCTGAATGGCGTCGACATCTCGAGGATGAGACCGCGCGTCCCATAGAAGTGGGTGCTACCCATGTATATTAGCAGTGAGTAGGCTAGCAGCGAGATCCAGTGGTGCAGGTTGAGCAGGAAATTAAACTGGCGGAAGTAAATGTCTGACCACAAGATCATCCCGCACTCAAATATGAAGAAACCCACGGTTGTAGTCATGGCGAAATGGCTGGACGGAGAGGTGGCGAAAACCACATCTCCCACAAGGTCCGTGTCCATGAATATTGCCCACGTACCGAACACGATACAAAACAGCCCGTACACCCCACGAACCACCGCTAAGTTCCAAAACACCACTTCCTTGGTCTGCAGCTTCCGATAGGTTTGCGTGGTGACGGTGGACATCAACGCGGATATAGCGTACACCGAACAGAAACTCAGGAATGCACCAGCGATGTAGGCTGCTTTGACTGACGGACGGCTCCACTCGGCAGCGGCCAGAGAAGGGTGAATGTAGTCTACCAGACCCATGTTTGGCGTAGTGAGAGCTAGAAAGCCGGGAAGAGCAAACTCCTGGGATCTGATAGAGCTCCTTCCTGTATATATAATAGTTGTATGATGTAAGAGTTGCATTTATGACAATTGTTATTGGTTCTCACGAGTTCAGCTTCATTTTACAAGCCAGTTTATTAAAAgaattatttcatcaatattaaCGGTTTAAATAGTTCAATATATGAGTGTGTCACCGCAGCCACACCACCCATCCCCTTTTTGTACCCTAGATTCCGGGCAATATTTGGTGGTATTCCGGATAGCGAGGTTAAGTATGCCGGATTCCACTtatcagggtgaggaatcacgtgacttcaacggggttctgacatgtgtcaccacggttcaaaaccgatgtaaacaagcaaggAATGGACAGTAATTCCTAAACAACTTTTTTAGAGAAAAGATAGGTAAacatttcttagcctataaaatactatgatattttcttattctacacgtataaaatattttagatttgcttgtattattACGATGTAATCCTTGGCCAAAAATTCAACTcgacggaattttgtagaacgatgctaCGCTGTGTACgccgtgattctttgttttttacatatttcttagtcatttgttattgttaagAAATCAGACATGCGTTAAAAAGTTAGTTTTGctcattattttcatcaaatgaattgttcgttaaatgttattttagtttttttcaataaatagcgAATTTTCATGAAGTGCTGTTGTAAACGTGAATGAGATATGTGTTGTCGTTAACGTAAACTTCTTCTCATCTTAAAAAAGCTGACAATGTTAAGTCGGTATGCTTAACAAACTTACCATAACATGCTcagtttattctattttatggTTTCTATTGCCCTCTTCTTTGTGAATGTATACAACCAAAAACTCTTATTTACGGTATGAATTTACACCAGTTTGAtcgatttgaaaatgttcaatttatgttGCCTGAAGGTCATCAAAAGCAGACTTCCAAATACTCAGTATCCCTCTGcagtttcaccaaatgtttaGAAAGATGGATAAATTAAATGGACGAAGTAATACATACACTAAAATGGAAGGCAAAATTCACTTCAGCCAAACCCGTCTCATGTACGTTCCAAAGTGAAAGAAATTCAACAGCCAAGAAACGACAAATAACCATAACAATTCAATAACAATATCGCCATTCCTAAAGGTAAATCATAAAATTGGCCACGCTCTAGTTAAATCCCATGCTTCGAAAATGGTCAATATATCTTTATCCATAAGAAATCAGGAAATAATAAGAAGCACTGACAACGAATTTGACTACCATGAAAATGACCTTCCCTCGTAAGATGATAATTTGTATCTTGCATGGCTTTTCGTGTAAAAAGGTTGATCCCAACCCGAGCCTAGCGTGTTATGCGGAAACAAGGTTACAaagttttcacttttcaaataataccatatgacaatgtttccattctgctgcagacgacggtcttcagcAGGGGAGGCAAGTGTGTGATGACAATAGAAAAGTAGTTCATTGCGGGTATTTTTTATCTATAGCCATGATCACGATAAGGATCTCCAGCGTGACCAAATATTTGAATCTTTTTATCTGGGGAGGGGTGGGAGAGAAATTGATAGCTTTAACGCCATAGAAGAAAATATCACCAACCAGACACCTTAAGTGGAATCATAAGCCTCGAGTTGTGATAATaaagtttcatagtttattcaaatgcataaaggccaTAGGCGCATGGACATACATCAATggaattcataaaatatataattaaatgcactTCTATCAATCGATCGTAGGTCacgatatatattaatacacgtATACTTATCTTTACCAACAAGGTACATTCGAAACACAAATAAGACATAGACAGTacacatacaatataatataaccaAAGGAAGGTGACAGTGGTTACAGATATCATTTGAATGAGTTATTTaacatcattataaatacaGCAGGGACtccaaattaaaaagtttaGTGGTAAACAGTGCTTATTTCCTTTGAATAGTATTATTGGTATTTGtaaaagttcaacaaatttgGTTGTATTTGGTCTATCTAAatagtatttatgtatgtattgtcttctaaaataacttaataaagtacattcaaacaagaaatgaaaatcATCTACTATTTTATAGCAAACTTGACATTTCCTTTCATATTCAGATATAGGAGTAGGTTGGTGCCATCCACCGGCCTCAATTTCTTACCTGTGTGACGAAAGTCTATGTCTCGTCAATGCTTTCCTAAATTTAACTATATTATCAGCACACAAAAATGGTTGTAACTTAGCaaatcatttttgtacatattcatTTAGTCTCGGTTTCAgttcacatataaatatatattaaaatcacgAACACTTCGAAATAACCAAGAACTTAAAATCCTAGTGATTgttatatatctataataacttttgctcatgactaacaatttggcaatatttttaaatctctgtacaattttttttaaacagctTTAACATATTCAATATCATCACATTGtgaaatctttcaaaaataattaatcacATTTACAATCCTATAATTAGTAATTCTTCCAAGTTCTATATACACAAAATTGTTCTAAGTCCGTGGTGTTTAACACCCAGTTTTTCTTTACAGAACTTTGAATAAACTCTTTCTAACGTAATGCTATCATGTAGACCTAAAACTTCACAACCATAGTttaaagtaagatatatatatttatcaaacaaagataaatacTGGCATGTTGCTATATCAGGAAATTTACTAGGTCTGAATTAAGCTTGTAAAAAGTCTTCACAGCTTTACACTAATAGTTATGTGAAAAACACACCATTTTTTCTATAACAGTTATCTTTTAACAACAACAGGTTATATTGTAACTCACTTTCAGATTCTGATGAAATAGAGTGCCCTAAATACgtttcctttttgaaaaaaaaactacacatatttgaaaaactcagatagttttgtcatttgtgtacACATTTCCGATGTATAATGTATTCAAAGTTGTACGTAGGCCATTGTCAAACAACAAtggtatatgattatatttatgtaaacaagaatATGACTTTCCGTAtgtaatatacaaacatatataaaaaaatacaattgcatCCATTACATCAATAATTTACACTGTGGGGGAGCAAAAAcaatcacgtgaccacaaatgcgaACGACCACGGAGAAATTGAGACaacaaaacgtatgtttttgacgttttctttattatcttGAATCGAATTAAAACATGACCTAGCCTATGGTACGGAACATAATTTCCGATTTCATGTGGTATACTGTCTGATATTCTTGGTGTCgtagtttttgagaacattcaataacaaatttggaatggaggatgcagacgaccacacattttgtatatcttgcaaaaaacaatgataaaacggCTAGTTTTACCTGGTTCTTTACGAAAAACACctatttaagcaaatatataccatttagaGTACCTTTGCAAGGGgtattgatgtttttgaaggcaatattaaaatatcaaattatgcgAACGATCACTCGAGAATTTTAGGCGAACGATcacactttttaaattaaatttgaaggGGGTGAGAATAAAGCCTTCGTGATCTCAATGTTTCTTTCTATTCGCAGGACATTTGTATCCGCACAGGACGCACACACGTGTATAATCTTCTCGACAAATCCGACATGTCAACACCAGAATGTGACCGAGATTGTGCGGTATGCGTTTCGAGGCATTTGACCATTGTAAAGGAGATTATTGTCAAGTAAGATGCTGATAGAAGTCACTTTAGAATGTGTGTCTAGAATGAAAAGAAGTACCAAGGGCAATTTTCGGATGCCAAGATCTAACGTACATTTGATAGGGTTAAAACCCACCCAAATCCCATGATACCTATATCTCTAAGTATGTCAATCGTTAAACTTGttaaaacaccaatttttgTATTGTACGATgaagaaaacatacatttaattgaTCTCATCCACACAATTTCAGGGACCGTATGTTCGATATACGTTCGACGAAAAGTAAGAAGAGTGGTACAGTATGTTTGGATCGAAATTCATTACCAAAAGCCCttacagaaaaaatgcattaaatgtgaacagttattgtgaataatatgtaaatattttgcgaACTATCTGCGAACATGTATCTTCTTCTAAGAATTCATTCGCACAATGTTCACAGAATGTTCACTTTTCACATGCAAATTAGATTATCTGCGAACTCAAATTGCAAACAAATTGTACAAATGGAGatcattaaatgttaacaacttgcgaatatcaaatgttaacaattcgcGAATATTAAATGGTAACAACTTgcgaatattaaatgttaacaattcgcGAATATTAAATGGTAACAACTTgcgaatattaaatgtaaacaatttgcgaacagtacatgtaaacaatttgcGAATAGTACATGTGAACCATTCGCGAACTATGAAccaataaatgttaacaatatgcGAACAATAAATGTGAACTATTGGAGATCAGTAGATGTGAATAACctgtgatatatataaatatattgtgatacTGTGTGCAAAACTTTTGGAGTCAAATCCTAAATTGCCATTTTGGAGTATATATCAAATGTAAgaagtgaaaacaattattatacagtttattcaaacacaaagtaattattcattttgtttttgtctacatacatgcattataccttttaacaaacaatttttgcttattttttccaataattttgTCTTATATACTTGTCAAAAAATTCCATTTAAGTAACTTACAGGTAACCATACTTATTGTTATAACATACAGTTTCAGTCATAATATTGCAGAAATGAGCTGCAGTAAGATTAGATTACCATATCAAAGTTAACaaagttaaattgaaattttatcaggttttttttaaagtgttataaGGGCCTGCAAACCCCTGGCCACAGTTATGAAAAAGGTAGAACTAAGAAATAGATTGGCAACctcctgccttcatagaattaaaagcttaagacagtcaaatattgattttgttttgataacaactttatattaacatgattataaatacacacagGCTTTCCATATTTGGCACTTGAAACCTAAtagtacttcaattaaacattatacaatgttccttacattttctgtaacattcaaaatgttaaaattcttcACAGCTAAATGAAGGGTGTTCTATTGACACATGGAAACCTGTCTCTTTTCTGTGGCTCCCTGTCTTTCTTTAACCTGGCTAAACCCCTAAGAGGTTTGTTTACATAGTTATAGTAAATATCAGTAAGTTTCTAATTCCTGGAGTTTTCTCATACTGAGAAATAACGTTAATACTTATTTCTGATTGACAAATACTAGTCCAAACAAACAGCTCTAAAAGTTAATTAACAGGTTGTACAGTTTGTTCAATGCTTTGGTTGAGACTGTCAAGGGCACACTgtctttttaaatgtcaaatctGCTGTATTATCTGATCTTGTCATGTTAATACCACTGCCATTCACGATCCATCCCCTTGATGCAGATTTCGGAAAGGAGTTCAGGTAACACAACTACTCTGGTTTTCATCAAGGTAAACTACACCATATCCGATGCAACAAACCTGCACTGCACAAAGCCAGGCCTGTTTGCTGAAAGTATGAATTGATAGAAATTATGTCTAGTTCAGTCATATTTTGACATCACAATAAAGCACACAAAAACAAGCTTATATAAAGATTTAGATATCATACTAGTATTTTGACAAAGTGAGGAGTTTCTTGACTAGTTAAAACAGCATTTATTCTTGTTGATCattgttgaaaatttgaaatgtaatataGAAATAACATACTTATGAAAGTTCACATATACATTCGTCCTCTGGCAATAGGTATGCAAAGttgcattttatcaatttcaacagttattgagttatggtcaaggttatttttttgACATGTAACTGACAACAATTAAAAGGCTAACATCTTAAGTGAATACTCTTGAAAATCTAGGGCTCAATTCTGTTAggtaagtattttcaaaattaaagtacTCTACTATAGGGATAAATGTGCAAAATTTATTATCTACCTGCTTTTCCAAAGACCAAAGTGCCAATTTCGGCTTTTCTTCTCCAAACCATGGTACTTGAAGTAGTGATCATCATGCTCACAGCAGTGTCTGCTCCCTTCCCCGGCAAATCAGTCTCATCAAGCAAATAAACTGCTTGTTATCCTGCAACATTTGATACACgtacatctttattttatagtataaaatataataatgtataatacatgctattttgttaatctaaactattgcatgatttcaaaataaaatatggaaaccagttaattaTTCGGTATTACACAAAATGCCTTCTGATTACGCATCACATGATTGTCATGTGTGCAACCACAAATATTCTCCTTACTTGAAAAAAACTGTCagttaataatttaattagcCGGTTATTAATTTGTGaacttaagttataaataactaaaatgtaCCTGAGTGCTCTGCACATACTCCAAACTACGATGACGAGGCATTTCCATATAGTTTTGAACAGTATTGGACCAGTCGGTTGGGCATGATGGGGGAAGAAGACTGGCAGGGAAATGTTAACTGCAACATGGGAGGGTGTCGGACAGGGAGCATGGATACTGTCCTGAAATAAGATAGCAATATGATGCATATAAATACACTGTAACAGTTATGTTTTCCACAAATGTTATTCCTAGTCAGTAACAAAGTTCTTTATGTGAACATTCTGCgacttaaatgtgaacattcTGCGAAATGAAACCCCTTCGTTTGATAAACTGACATTTTATATGTTCTAATTGTGAACattatgttaactttaacattcaCAAGTTATAACCGTATTTTATTGTGAACTTATTGCGAATAGCAGTCCTAGGTGTGCGCTGATTATTCGCATAAGCTGCGAACATTCTGCGAATGATACCTGCGAATACTGGTGTTCACAATATATTCACAAATTGTTCGCGAGTTGTTCACAAAAAGGCATTCATTCTGTAAGGGAGGGGCACTGGGTGTCAGAAGGGAAATGGCGAGGAGAAATGATTGAAAAACGTTAGTTACATCCTAAATGGGATTCCTAAACATTCAATGTTAACTATCGATATGATCATATGGAACTTCTATTAATGCTACTGGGTAGTTCATTTATAGCGGGCGAATGACATGTGTAGTCATTACTCAATTACAAGTTGTTTCTGATTTAATATGTGCTGTGCCTTTATTCACTTATATGGCAATAATCAGTGTTATTATATGGCAATAATAGTGAagaataatcaaataaaactgatattttataacgtttattgtctttattttaaaaatacaaacggATCACAGTAAACACAGAGTATAAATTACATCAATATGAAACAGAAATGTCCgcatttgtttgtgaaacaatCACAATTATACGATTGATATAGCATGTAATACTGATCAGGATGTTTACatgtaaaacttaaacatacaaaaataatcaCAGAGCAAATCACAAAAAGTGAAATGAATCACCTACAATAATCTTTTATGCTAACCTATCGACtcaaaataatacaagaatTTACTAATAAAAAAATCGGAAAAAGAATTGTGACGTCACCACACATGTGTACGACCACGGCGATCTTGACACAACAAAaggtatgtttgtgtatattttctttactaaattgaatcaaattaaaacaatacctaGCCCATGGTACGCCTTATTATTTCCGCTTTCATGTGGTAAACCGTCTGTTATTcttgttgttgtagtttttgagaacattcaaaaacaaatttggaatcggcgatgcagacgaccacacattttgtttatcttgcaaaatacaatgataaatcggCTAATTTCCAATGGTTCTTTacaaaaagttatataaacagtaaatatataccatttacaatacattttcaaggcgaaatgatgtttttgaaagaaatcgtacaatattaaattatgcgaacgaccacactcgAGAATTTTAGGCGAACGACCACacttttttatctaattttgaTAAGAGTGCGAATAAAGcttcaaatactttatttcttaatgtgtatAGTTTATCTTTTAGATGGAGAGTCGACAACCTCAGGTCTGCAGATATTGTGGCAAGGTCCTTTCGAACATTTCAACACTGCGGCAGCAcgaaacaacacatacattattagaaaacttattgtattttctaacaatattttgtttttgaaatctaATCGCCGTATGTACATAACCATGAAGGCATTTTCAGAACTGTTTTAGTAAATTCCTGCTTTTGTTTGAGGCGATgggtttttagctcgactattccaAGACTAACGAGTGCTATCCTACTCACCCTAGCGTCAaactttggttaaggttttgcatgtaagcacctttaagtcattatctcagaaaatatatgtattgcattgaaacttcagaCAGGCGTTTCCAACTATCCAACagacttaattaatcaagtaagatagctccagtttgcataaaatgtaaattatggccctttattattcgactaaaagattctggttaaggttttgcatatataccAAAGCTTTGCAATCTAAACTTAAAAGCGACGGAacagttgagcgcgctgtctctgtgacagctcttattATAAAAGATCATTGCACtgttattaatttcatttttgtgttttttttccagaactTTATTAGTAAACTCTTGTACTATTTCGAGGCGATAGGTTAGCAATAAAGATTAATGTAGGTGATTCATTTCACTTTTTGTGATTTGCTCTGTgattacatttgtatgtttattttttacatgtaaacagCCTGATCTTATAAATGCGattgtttcacaaacaaatgcggacattttttgtttcatgttgATGTGATTTATACTCTGTGTTTACTGTGATccgtttgtatttttaaaataaagacaataaacgttatcaaatatcagttttatttgattaatctTCGCTATTATTGCCATATAATAACACTGACTATTGCCATATAAGTGACGTGTCAATAAAGAATAATGGCAcaacacatatttaataaaaaacaacttgtTATTGAGTAATGACTACACATGTCATTCGCCGGTTATAAATGAACTACCCAGTAACATTTGAAGTTCCATATGATTATATCGATAGTCAACATTGAATGTTTAGGAATCTCATTTAGGATGTAACTAACGTTTTTCAATCATTTCTCCTCGCCTTTTCCCTTCTGACACCCAGTGCCcctgataaattaaatgtatgttttcttcatcttacaatacaaacattgttgttttaacAAGTTTAACGATGGACAGACTTAGAGATATAGGTGTCATGTGATTTGGGTGGGTTTTAGCCATATCAAATGTGCGTTTGATCTTGGCATCCGAAAATTGCCCTAGTATTTCTTTTCATACTAGACACACATCCTAGAGTGACTCTATCAGCATCTTACTTGACAATCATCTTTATAATGGCCGAATGCCTCGAAACGCATGCCGCACAATCTCGGTCACATTCTGGTGTTGACATGTCGGATTTGTCGAGAAGATTATACACGTGTGTGCGTCATGTGCGGATACAAATGTCCTACGAATAGAAAAAAAAGCATTGAGATCACGGAGGCTTTATTCGCACcccattcaaatttaatttaaaaagtgtgGTCGTTCGCCTAAAATTTTcgagtgtggtcgttcgcataatttgatattttaatattgccaTCAAAACCATCAATACCCCTTGCAAAGGTACtctaaatggtatatatttgctttaataagtgtttttcataaagaaCCAGGTGAAACTAGCCGTtgtatcattgtttttgcaagatatacaaaatgtgtggtcgtctgcatcctcgattccaaatttgttattgaatgttctcaaaaactacGACACCAAGAATATCAGACAGTATACCACATGAAATCGGAAATTATGTGCCGTACCATGGGCTAGGTCTTGTTTTAATTCGATTCaagataataaagaaaacatcaaaaacatacgttttgttGTCTCAATTTCTCCGTGGTCGTtcgcatttgtggtcacgtgattgTTTTTGCTCCCTCACAGTGCACTACATCAATTGAATTTATccatcttttgtcaacatttggtgAAATGTATCAGGGTTGGCTCCGTCCCTTACAGAGGGTCAATGAATAATTTGGACGTATCACCATGACAGCCAACCtagaacataaatttaacattttaaaatcgatCAAATGGATGgataaacattcatttcatgaaagaaatatcatttggaaTAAAAGTTCAATTTTGGAAAGGAATAATACAAACatgaaggaaataaaataaaatatagtggCCGAGAtcctaaataataaatttgctTAGCCTAATGTAGAAAAAGTATCATTACAGGACAACggaaatgatatttgtaaagaaatgtcGTAAGTCCATTATGATTCAAAATTGGAAACCAAAATTGTGAATTTTAGTTCACGTCATATCTAGCAGGCTTAATAACATAAACTAGTTTTGTAAAACGCCGGCCACACCTGTATACAATCCTACCATGCAAAAGGTAACCATAACCGCTGAGCCTGAATCGGAAGCTTTTCGTGCAATACTTTGGTAAGAACCCTGGGGAAGCACGGCTTTctcgttatcgcaggtgaatcatggcttcctcgttatcgtaagtgaatcacggcttcctccctatcgtaggtgaatcatggcttcctTGTTATCGTAGGTAAATCACGGCTTCCTCCTTATCAGAGGTTAATCATGGCTTCTAcgctatcgtaggtgaatcacggcttcttCGTTATCGTAGGCGAATCACGTCTTCTGCGTTAACTTAGGTCATtcacggcttccgcgttatcgaAGGTGAATCAAGGCTTTCTCGTTATCGTATGGGAGTCAAGGCTTCTGcattatcgtaggtgaatcacggcttccgcgttattgtAGGTAAAACACGCCTTCTATATTATCacaggtgaatcacggctttcGCGTTATTGTAGGTGAATGACGTCTCTAGCGTTAtcataggtgaatcacggctttcTCGTTATCGTAGATGAAACACGGCTTCCGGGTTATCGTAGGTAaacggcttcctcgttatcgtgGGTAAATCACGTCTTCCGCGCTATCTTAGGTGATTCACGGTTTCTGCGTAATCGTAGTTGAATTACGGCTACCTATTTATAATAAGTGAACCACGGCCTCCTTGCTATGGTACATGTAGGTGCATCACAGCTTCCTCGTTATTGAAGGTGAATCAGGGCTTatgcgttatcgtaggtgaaacacggcttccgcgttatcgaAGGTGACTCACAGCTTCTGCGTTATTGAAGGTGAAgcacggcttccgcgttatcgtaggcgaagcacggcttcctcgttatcgcaGGCGAATCACGGGTTTCGCGTTATCGTATGTGAATCACGTCTCTCGCGTTATCATAGGTGAATCGCGGCTTTCTCGCTATCGTAGGTAAAGCACGGCATCCGGGGTATCATATGTGTATCACAGCTTCTGCGTTATCGTCATTCTCGTTTACCAGAGTGACCACGGTGATGATGCTATGTGTACCACAGTCTGGTTCAATCGCCCCGATTCTGAGTGCAAACAGTTAAAAATTCAGCCAATCAGAGACGTTTCGCTG
The sequence above is drawn from the Mya arenaria isolate MELC-2E11 chromosome 14, ASM2691426v1 genome and encodes:
- the LOC128216178 gene encoding protein CLN8-like, translated to MGLVDYIHPSLAAAEWSRPSVKAAYIAGAFLSFCSVYAISALMSTVTTQTYRKLQTKEVVFWNLAVVRGVYGLFCIVFGTWAIFMDTDLVGDVVFATSPSSHFAMTTTVGFFIFECGMILWSDIYFRQFNFLLNLHHWISLLAYSLLIYMGSTHFYGTRGLILEMSTPFSCLCWTFLKADMAHTLLWKANLFLLVHTFHLRSVAECAIWYWTYQHLNRIWAAMTHMIDTYLTRKSYAKEAYVSPEVMYLSVIASFMPAGRAGTLCPFSECEALDAGVWRQTLLA